AAGATCTGATTAAAGATGACGTCCAAGACTGCATGGTATGGGTGGTAACCTGTTTATAAGATTCGCGTTCAAtcatttttcttcgttCCAAGGGAGTTGATAAAGCGTTGCTAATTATTTCGGCACATTCGTTATAATCCCAAGGATTAATCAAAGGAACGTCATGTAGCATAGCAGAAGTAGCAGTAAATTCTGACAAGAGTACCATACCATATCGGTCTCTTTGACAAACAACATACTCAAGTGCCAAGTTACTGACACCTTCGCGTATGctgttaataaataatgcATCGGCACGAGTGAGCAAAGCGAAATAATCAGCCGGTTCCAATTGTTCCTCGACGTGATGTACGGGGGTGTAATCATCGGTACCAAACTCTTGATTGATTGCCTGaacaagttttttaatactgCTTAATAGCTTGGGATGCTTGAAAGCAGATGAAATAGTTATTTGAATAAGCACAACCTTTTTGCGCCATTCGGGATAGGTTCTCAAAAAACGCTGAAAAGAACGGAGCTTCTGAGGAACGCCGTATAGTTCATCCAATCGATCACGACCAAGAATCACTTTCATGTTTTCATAACGCTTGTTCAGTTCTTCCAGCTTCTCCGACACAGAGACATTACCACTAGAGCGAATAATTCTTGGGACATCAATGCCCACAGTAATAGCGCGGACGGTAACCTTATTACCATTCAAGTTAACCCAATCATGACCAATTTCAAGGTCAAGGACTCGAGAACAGCAGCTGATGAAATGACGAGCGTAAGAGTAGTCTTCAAAACCAATAAAGTCGGCTCCCAAAACAGACCGTAAAATGGCACGACGACGAGGAAAGCAACGTGCAATCTCCGAACTGGGAAATGGATGATGATGGTAAAAGCCGATGACTGCATCATCAATTTTGTTACGAATAAGTTGGGGGACTAAGAAGAGTGAGTAATCCTgaacaataataaaatcgCCTGGTTTATATATCTCACAAATTTTGTCAGCGAATGCATGGTTCATTTTCACGTAATCCCTCCACCATTGCTCCTCGTTCTCGTCAACTTCACTACTTGGCCAATATTTATAATGGATCAAAGGTCGTATAACATTTTCGGCATAGGCTAACCAGCGCGATTGCTGAGAGCGTGTCTCATTAATGATAGTTTCAGATCCTTTTTCAGGACCAGGAAGCCACACAGGAACGTACTCCGTACTCCGTTCACCGGAATTCCATTGGCTGTATGTCTCTTCAAATCGCTTAACGTCCTGAGAATCTAAACGCGTCACTGcatctttgttttcttctttctcgGACACGGTTGGAATCACGCCAGTCCATCCTACCAAAGTAGTTTGCCAATACGTTGAATTAGCCAACCAGTTCATACTTGAGTACATCGTTGTTGCACCTCGGCGGCCGCTAAGGTCCCATTCTCTAGTTTCCTCATTAATACTACTTTTAAAAGGCAAGTGCCTCAAAACGTATATAATGCGACCACTGACGCCTAATGATTTCAGCTCCTCTGGATCTAATAAATCACCAGATAACTCAAATGTGTTTTCATGCTCGAAACTGGTAGACGGGATTTTTCCGTACACACTCATTGATGTATTATAAGCGAAATTGACAAAACAGTAAACTACAGTTTTAAGCTTATGATTTCCATAAACTATTGGCAACTTCTCTACTAGATTCTAGCAAAAAGCGCTTACAAACAAATGAAAGCTGGTAATGGAAGAGTGTAGATTTGTGGGGTGGGCGAGTATATTTAGCGGCTGGTGATTAGGAAGCGCAAACGAGTACGATTTTACTCAGTACGTAATACGTTCCCTAataacaacaaaaaatgatttaaatattcaagctttcaaaatatattttttttataataaaaaaatcatttgatAAAATGTCGGACTGTTCTCTTCCAAAAAGTTGTACTtttgaacttttttttatgatatgtaaataaacaaacattcgtaaaattatatttttgctCGCCCTTAAAATAACCCCATATTCTAATCTCATATCGTCTTATAACATTACAGAAAGCTTATGCATAACGATTGCGAACAACCTAATCTGGAAGAGCTTCCATTATTACATTGGTCTGTTCTTCAAATATAAAGGAATGGTAAAACGTTCAacgtttttatttcaattaaCATATACAGCCAGTTCTTAAATGTAACAAACCCTATCAggatagtaaaaaaaactaaataaataatctGTAATATAAAATGATATGTAGACCGTATGAAACCTTTTAAGACAAATAGCGGTTAGCTATTTGGcgtaaaatataaaaataaacggAAATCTCTTCTAAACTAAAGTAAAGACTAACGGTATAATTGGGTATGTAtaagatgaaaaagaaagaccTTTGAAAATATCGAATCAATCGATCATAAACGCAAATCAAAAAGCCTTTCAAGTGCAGCAGCTTTCGAACTATCGTTTAACAGATAAACACGAATGCTTTTTACgtttgttgtttttgaatAGCGGGTTATCGAagaatttatatttttgaaataaccCTTGACAACAAACATGTGTATGCACgtaaaatgatttatttgGGAAATGAAAAGCAAGGGACatgaatgtttttttatcgaAATTTTCgacaaatgaaaatagaTGCATGGTAAataggaaaataaaatgaaatcaaaCAAGCCGAATAATGTatgagaaataaaaatgtgAGCCGAAGTGCACTTCTCGAGTGAAACGCTGCTAACGGGTAAAGGAGCATCCCAGACGAAATATTAATACTAGAGAACCAGTCCCCGTCAAATTAAGTCtagaataaaaacaataaaggGATAAAAACACAAAGCAATGAGATGCGTTGCAAGCTAGTGCTGCTTCCTGCACTAGGCGGCAAACTCATAGAGCTACTCCTGCTTGAAGAGGAATGAGCAGAAGATGAATGGACAGAGGAAGAGCTTAAATGAGAAGTAGTCATAGAAAGAGTGCTACTAGGATAGGTCGAAGTGATACTCGCCGATGAGCTTCCACTCTCAGAGACAGTAGAAGTGGTGGAAACAGTAGAGATAGTCTCCTCGGGACGGGAACTACATGTGGTAGTAGTCATAGTAGTAGTAGTCTCTTCGGGAGACGTAGTGTAAGTAACCTGGGTGGTGGTAGTTGTTTCTTCATTAGATGAGCTACTAAGAGCCGAAGTACCAGAAAATGAGGATGTAGGAGAAGGAGAACTAGAGAAGGAGGAAACAGATCCACTGGTACTTACGGTAGTAGGAACAATAATACTGCTGTTAGAATAATAGGGTGAAGAACTAGTAGCGGTTGCTGAGCCAGTGCCAGTACCAGTAAATGTAACGGTGGTGTTTGAAGCAGTCAGAGTAGTAGTGTATGAGCTATTGCTAGAcgtgaaagaagaaacacTTGATGGTGCACTGGTAGGGATAACACTACTGTTAGAATAGAATGGTGGGGAGCTGGTAAACGTTGCCGAACCAGTACCAGTACCAGTAAATGTAACGGTGGTGTTTGAAGCAGTCAGAGTAGTAGTGTATGAGCTATTGCTAGAcgtgaaagaagaaacacTTGATGGTACACTGGTAGGGATAACACTACTGTTAGAATAGAATGGTGGGGAGCTGGTAAACGTTGCTGAACCAGTACCAGTACCAGTGTATGTGATAGAAGTGTTTGAAGCAGTCAGCGTAGTAGTGTATGAGCTATTGCTAGAcgtgaaagaagaaacgCTTGATGGTACACTGGTAGGGATGACACTACTGTTAGAATAGAATGGTGGGGAGCTGGTAAACGTTGCCGAACCAGTACCAGTACCAGTGTATGTGACAGAAGTGTTTGAAGCAGTCAGCGTAGTAGTGTATGAGCTGCTGCTGGAGgtgaaagaagaaacacTTGATGGTACACTGGTAGGGATGACACTACTGTTGGAATAGAATGGTGATGAGGAAACAGTTGCCGAACCAGTGGTAGTGGTACTTCCAGTAGTAGTAAGGTTAGTACTATAGGAAGGAGTGAAGCTACTGAGACTAGAAGAAGAGACTGTAACGGGTGTGGAAGTCGATGTAATAATAGACGTTGGCAAAACAGATGATGAAGACAGGCTGGCAGACGATATAACACTGGAAGGTAAGAAACTAGATGTGTTATAATAAGGAGAGCCTGTAGTAGTAGTAAACGATGAAGAGCTGGGAATCATAGACGTGTTTGTAATGGTGCTAAACGAAGAAGTGCTCGACGCTGGCGGAGGTAAGGTTACAATGTCGGTCGATGTGCCTGTCGAGACACTAACGTCTGTAGAGTATGGAAAACTAGAAGTAGCAGATGAATAAATGGTAGAATTCGCTGTCACAGTTATAGCAGTGCTTGGAATAGAAGTGCTAGCAGAAGCATGACCACTGTTGGTTTGTGAACTAGTGAAGGTAGTCATGCTTTGAAAAGTACTACCAGTAGTAGAAGAGATACCTTCGCCGCCAACAATATAAAAAGTACCAGATTGGGCGTAAATAACAGAGTCGTCGCGAATAGACGTAAAACTAATTTGGTAGCCATAACCTGGCGAAAGATCTAAAGCAGGAAATGTGgcattttcatcaaaagtATTGATGGTCATTATGTAACGGCTTGTTGGTGGATACTCAACTTCGTTTATTAACCAGACATTAGCCTGCAGGGGATCAGTGCTGACCACACTCCATTCCAAGGGTTCAATATGTCCACTAGTCCAAACgtctgaagaagaaggaacATTAATTTCCATGCCAGCACAAAGCTTGGCTAAGCTAATTAATAGCCCGCTGATGGTTAATCTTCTCATTTCTCAAATAAATCCCTAGTTCGGCAATTGGCAGTGCACAGGCCTTCAGCAAGACGAATACCCAACTAAAAGTAGATGGTTAAGGAAAGAAAGTAAGCGAGAAAGGCGACTTAATATAGCACTTGGGTTTCTGATATGACCTAAGTGTATTAATGCTCAAAAGTGGGGCAATGCTGGAAACTGTATcgatgtaaacaaaaacaatcGAAAAATTGTGGATTCCAGAGAGACATTTATATTTGCACCTAAATTAGATAACGCATTCTTGGGTCGCGTTACTATGGTAACATTGGTCGACTttgtgtaaataaacatcCAGCACTACTGCAAGAAAGTACAAAAATGACGTTAAATGTAATTAAGGCACCACGTTAATTCAATGAATCTGCAGGTTCTTGGTTAAAAACCAGCAGAATGGCTGGTAAAAAAGGTTGGTTTCTCTCAAATTCACCTAAAGGCTGGATATATTGCCTGTTTAAGAGGCTGGtgtaaatataaaactGTTCATTTGAACAATTAGTGCACAACAATGTTAGATATGTTGCAATGATATTACCAATAAACGTAAGATGGTAAGTACGCATACCGATATGTGAAGAGCCCACCAAATATAAGATGGTCCTCCGTGACTCAAGGTATAAGTGGCAT
This portion of the Schizosaccharomyces pombe strain 972h- genome assembly, chromosome: I genome encodes:
- the tpp1 gene encoding trehalose-6-phosphate phosphatase Tpp1 gives rise to the protein MSVYGKIPSTSFEHENTFELSGDLLDPEELKSLGVSGRIIYVLRHLPFKSSINEETREWDLSGRRGATTMYSSMNWLANSTYWQTTLVGWTGVIPTVSEKEENKDAVTRLDSQDVKRFEETYSQWNSGERSTEYVPVWLPGPEKGSETIINETRSQQSRWLAYAENVIRPLIHYKYWPSSEVDENEEQWWRDYVKMNHAFADKICEIYKPGDFIIVQDYSLFLVPQLIRNKIDDAVIGFYHHHPFPSSEIARCFPRRRAILRSVLGADFIGFEDYSYARHFISCCSRVLDLEIGHDWVNLNGNKVTVRAITVGIDVPRIIRSSGNVSVSEKLEELNKRYENMKVILGRDRLDELYGVPQKLRSFQRFLRTYPEWRKKVVLIQITISSAFKHPKLLSSIKKLVQAINQEFGTDDYTPVHHVEEQLEPADYFALLTRADALFINSIREGVSNLALEYVVCQRDRYGMVLLSEFTATSAMLHDVPLINPWDYNECAEIISNALSTPLERRKMIERESYKQVTTHTMQSWTSSLIRSLANKLAATKTDQRIPTLTPEHALSVYSKASKRLFMMDYDGTLTPIVRDPNAAVPSKKLLDNLATLAADPKNQVWIISGRDQQFLRNWMDDIKGLGLSAEHGSFVRKPHSTTWINLAELLDMSWKKEVRRIFQYYTDRTQGSSIEEKRCAMTWHYRKADPENGAFQALECEALLEELVCSKYDVEIMRGKANLEVRPSSINKGGIVKQILSSYPEDSLPSFIFCAGDDRTDEDMFRSLHKNTRINKETSFAVTIGSDKKLSIADWCIADPANVIDILADLANFTN
- the adg2 gene encoding protein adg2, translating into MRRLTISGLLISLAKLCAGMEINVPSSSDVWTSGHIEPLEWSVVSTDPLQANVWLINEVEYPPTSRYIMTINTFDENATFPALDLSPGYGYQISFTSIRDDSVIYAQSGTFYIVGGEGISSTTGSTFQSMTTFTSSQTNSGHASASTSIPSTAITVTANSTIYSSATSSFPYSTDVSVSTGTSTDIVTLPPPASSTSSFSTITNTSMIPSSSSFTTTTGSPYYNTSSFLPSSVISSASLSSSSVLPTSIITSTSTPVTVSSSSLSSFTPSYSTNLTTTGSTTTTGSATVSSSPFYSNSSVIPTSVPSSVSSFTSSSSSYTTTLTASNTSVTYTGTGTGSATFTSSPPFYSNSSVIPTSVPSSVSSFTSSNSSYTTTLTASNTSITYTGTGTGSATFTSSPPFYSNSSVIPTSVPSSVSSFTSSNSSYTTTLTASNTTVTFTGTGTGSATFTSSPPFYSNSSVIPTSAPSSVSSFTSSNSSYTTTLTASNTTVTFTGTGTGSATATSSSPYYSNSSIIVPTTVSTSGSVSSFSSSPSPTSSFSGTSALSSSSNEETTTTTQVTYTTSPEETTTTMTTTTCSSRPEETISTVSTTSTVSESGSSSASITSTYPSSTLSMTTSHLSSSSVHSSSAHSSSSRSSSMSLPPSAGSSTSLQRISLLCVFIPLLFLF